The genomic window CCCATTAAAGCCACGGGTCAAATCCATGTCAATACGCCATGCAGCTTTACAACGGTGCGGTGGCAGATTCTAGTCGCATTTATTCCAATAATTTGACCCGAAAATCAAGAAAAAAAGTGGCCACTGTAAGCCCATTTGCACCCCGGATGGTGTATGGGTGCGGTGTGATCCGCTGTGGGGTTTAACGGGCCCGTGCGCGAATTTCGGGTATGGCTTTTTGCAAGTAATACACCATGGACCAGATGGTAAGGACCGCGGCCGCCCAGATCAACCAGACACCCCATACATGGGTGTTGATCAGGCCAAACAACATGCCGTCGAACAACAAAAACGGAATTGCAACCATTTGTGCCACAGTCTTGAGTTTGCCGATCATGTGCACTGCGACACTCTTGGATGCGCCGATCTGGGCCATCCATTCGCGCAGCGCGGAGATTGCGATTTCGCGGCCAATGATGATGAGCGCCACAAACACATCGGCACGCTGCAGATGCACCAGCACCAGCACACAGGCACAGACCAGAAACTTGTCTGCCACCGGATCCAGGAAAGCACCAAACGACGATGTCTGGTTCAGCTTGCGCGCCAAGTAACCATCCAGCCAGTCGGTGGCGGCAAACACAACAAACATGACCGTTGCAATCAGGTTTTTCTCCGCCACGGATGCCATGGAGTCGGGCAGGTAGAAGACGCCCACAATCAGCGGTATCGCGAAGATACGCGTCCACGTCATGATGGTTGGTATGGTCATAAACATGGCTTGATTGTGGCACGGCTTAGGTGTCGCCGGGCCGCCCCAAGACACGACGGCCCCAAAAGTGGGCAGCGACCCGTGCAACGGCGGAGCGTGGGGGTAGCTTAATGCAGTGCTCGGTAAATTTCCTCGGCTAATTCTTTGGAGATGCCATCGACTGTTGCAATGTCAGCAACACTGGCCAACGCCACGCCGCGCACACCACCAAATCGCTGCAACAGCTTGGCCCTGCGCTTGGGGCCAACGCCGGGGATT from Rhodoferax sp. AJA081-3 includes these protein-coding regions:
- the pgsA gene encoding CDP-diacylglycerol--glycerol-3-phosphate 3-phosphatidyltransferase, translated to MFMTIPTIMTWTRIFAIPLIVGVFYLPDSMASVAEKNLIATVMFVVFAATDWLDGYLARKLNQTSSFGAFLDPVADKFLVCACVLVLVHLQRADVFVALIIIGREIAISALREWMAQIGASKSVAVHMIGKLKTVAQMVAIPFLLFDGMLFGLINTHVWGVWLIWAAAVLTIWSMVYYLQKAIPEIRARAR